In the Deltaproteobacteria bacterium genome, one interval contains:
- a CDS encoding thiol:disulfide interchange protein produces MRLAIPILLLGLLAAGSARALPELPESAVGVGAADGDDARVEARLYVESESVAPGEPLRLGVHFNLDRRWHVYWRNSGQSGLPTKLTWTIDGAQVAPIAWPFPEVFREADGFVTTYGYSREVMLISEAVFAPETRGEVEIQVHVEFLACEVQCIPGEARLRRTVRVDPEPALPDPETHAFFEAWSARVPRDPAQLGLELEAVYSRSAIRPGDEFRAALAVRGCSAPGADPADCPTLAPGTRNATSAFVPDRIDGVELEVTGGRRPDFLAGGFLLTLSGRAAADSPHDAGERLRGALALDRDGRPAYVEVDLPLPRAEAGANVLALDSPWLEPAELASPALAVPLWRALLLALAGGLILNLMPCVLPVLAIKVFGIAELAHKHRGVVIQYGVAYLAGVLVTMLALAGVVGALRAAGTSVGWGFQFQEPLFVAAVAAVLVVFALNLFGVYEIGFDVTRLAAAGESAVGARRSFFEGLLAVVVATPCSAPFLGTAVGFAFASPWPLIVAIFLAIGVGLALPFVLVTLVPGWARFIPRSGRWMLHLRAGLGFALLGTVVWLLWIMGRSAGAGAQTALLAYLLVVAAGAWLFGTLQRAERPGVARLALISLIGFAALGLGALPVAGARSDLPAQPEAGVASARAFAPQQIGEALASGKPVFVYFTADWCLTCKVNEHIVFADARVREALARLGFEVFAGDWTRRDEAIRLELARFGKAGVPLYLVYSPGAPDRPVVLPEILTVDLFLEALADAAPELDAAS; encoded by the coding sequence ATGCGCCTGGCGATTCCGATCCTGCTGCTCGGCCTGCTCGCGGCGGGCTCCGCCCGGGCGCTTCCCGAGCTGCCCGAGTCCGCGGTCGGGGTCGGAGCTGCGGACGGCGACGACGCGCGGGTCGAGGCCCGCCTGTACGTGGAGAGCGAGTCGGTCGCCCCCGGAGAGCCGCTGCGGCTCGGGGTGCACTTCAACCTCGACCGCCGCTGGCACGTCTACTGGCGAAACTCCGGTCAGTCGGGGCTGCCGACCAAGCTCACCTGGACGATCGACGGCGCGCAGGTCGCCCCGATCGCGTGGCCGTTCCCCGAGGTCTTCCGCGAGGCCGACGGCTTCGTCACGACCTACGGCTACTCGCGCGAGGTGATGCTGATCTCCGAGGCGGTCTTCGCGCCGGAGACGCGCGGCGAGGTCGAGATCCAGGTCCACGTGGAGTTCCTCGCCTGCGAGGTGCAGTGCATCCCCGGCGAGGCGCGGCTGCGCCGCACGGTCCGCGTCGATCCCGAGCCGGCGCTTCCCGATCCGGAGACGCACGCGTTCTTCGAGGCGTGGAGCGCGCGGGTCCCGCGCGACCCGGCGCAGCTCGGACTCGAGCTCGAGGCGGTCTACTCGCGCTCGGCGATCCGGCCCGGCGACGAGTTCCGCGCGGCGCTCGCCGTGCGCGGCTGCTCCGCGCCGGGCGCGGATCCGGCGGACTGCCCGACGCTCGCGCCGGGAACGCGCAATGCTACGAGCGCGTTCGTTCCGGACCGGATCGACGGCGTCGAGCTCGAGGTCACGGGAGGACGCCGCCCCGACTTCCTGGCGGGCGGATTCCTGCTCACGCTCTCGGGCCGCGCGGCCGCGGATTCTCCGCACGACGCGGGTGAACGGCTGCGCGGCGCACTCGCGCTCGACCGCGACGGTCGGCCCGCGTACGTCGAGGTCGATCTGCCGCTTCCGCGCGCGGAGGCGGGCGCGAACGTACTCGCGCTGGACAGCCCGTGGCTCGAGCCCGCGGAGCTGGCGAGCCCCGCGCTCGCGGTCCCGCTCTGGCGCGCGCTCCTGCTCGCGCTCGCGGGGGGGCTGATCCTGAACCTGATGCCGTGCGTGCTGCCGGTGCTGGCGATCAAGGTCTTCGGCATCGCGGAGCTCGCGCACAAGCATCGCGGCGTGGTGATCCAATACGGTGTCGCCTATCTCGCCGGCGTGCTGGTGACCATGCTCGCGCTCGCGGGGGTCGTCGGCGCCCTGCGCGCCGCGGGAACCTCCGTCGGCTGGGGCTTCCAGTTCCAGGAGCCGCTCTTCGTCGCGGCGGTGGCGGCGGTGCTGGTCGTCTTCGCGCTGAACCTGTTCGGCGTCTACGAGATCGGCTTCGACGTGACGCGCCTGGCCGCCGCGGGCGAGAGCGCGGTCGGCGCGCGGCGCAGCTTCTTCGAGGGGCTGCTCGCGGTGGTCGTGGCGACGCCCTGCTCGGCGCCGTTCCTGGGCACGGCCGTGGGCTTCGCGTTCGCGAGCCCCTGGCCGCTGATCGTCGCGATCTTCCTCGCGATCGGCGTCGGTCTCGCGCTTCCGTTCGTGCTCGTGACGCTGGTGCCGGGCTGGGCGCGTTTCATCCCGCGCAGCGGACGCTGGATGCTGCACCTGCGCGCGGGGCTCGGCTTCGCGCTCCTCGGCACGGTCGTCTGGCTGCTCTGGATCATGGGGCGCTCGGCGGGAGCGGGCGCGCAGACGGCGCTGCTCGCGTACCTGCTCGTCGTCGCCGCCGGAGCCTGGCTCTTCGGGACGCTGCAGCGCGCGGAGCGTCCGGGCGTCGCGCGTCTGGCCCTGATCTCGCTGATCGGGTTCGCAGCCCTCGGCCTCGGCGCGCTTCCGGTCGCCGGAGCCCGGAGCGATCTGCCCGCGCAGCCCGAGGCGGGCGTCGCGAGCGCGCGCGCGTTCGCGCCGCAGCAGATCGGCGAGGCGCTGGCGAGTGGCAAGCCCGTCTTCGTCTACTTCACCGCGGACTGGTGCCTGACCTGCAAGGTGAACGAGCACATCGTCTTTGCGGACGCGCGCGTGCGCGAGGCGCTTGCGCGGCTCGGCTTCGAGGTCTTCGCCGGCGACTGGACGCGCCGCGACGAGGCGATCCGACTCGAGCTCGCGCGCTTCGGCAAGGCGGGCGTGCCGCTGTATCTGGTCTACTCGCCCGGCGCCCCGGATCGGCCGGTCGTGCTGCCGGAGATCCTCACGGTCGATCTGTTCCTGGAGGCGCTCGCAGATGCCGCGCCGGAGCTCGACGCGGCGTCCTGA
- a CDS encoding ABC transporter ATP-binding protein: protein MDPAGGPAVSGRVIVRARELVVRRRSRAARFELRVPDLELRAGEVLCVLGPNGAGKSTLLRALAGLSPPIAGSIERGADRVTMVFQRPVALAGTVGHNLHAALYGSGLSRAERDARRARALARFGITHLTTRRAAALSGGELRRLALARAFALEPAALLLDEPFEDLDAAAQESLSLDLRAALAETGVAVALVTHDLRRAVSISDRLAVLHGGCVRQVGATAEVLERPATATIARLVGMSNLVPGVVAEDGRSIAIDAEHRLAAACAFPPGTPVLAGLRPERLKLDVGRGETERLKLDVGRGETEPIGKGIVRRVVSDGLLCTVAIAWAGHELRTHLVAGRGLAKTLAPGDAVLLSAQAGDVHVLARDSGADQDAASSSGAASASASRNRSTVRISGSTTGRSGAPGE, encoded by the coding sequence CTGGATCCAGCAGGCGGACCGGCGGTGAGCGGGCGCGTGATCGTGCGGGCGCGCGAGCTGGTCGTGCGGCGGCGCTCGCGCGCGGCGCGCTTCGAGCTCCGCGTGCCCGACCTCGAGCTGCGCGCGGGCGAGGTGCTCTGCGTGCTCGGGCCCAACGGCGCCGGAAAGAGCACGCTGCTGCGCGCGCTCGCGGGCCTCTCGCCGCCGATCGCCGGCTCGATCGAGCGCGGGGCGGACCGGGTGACGATGGTCTTCCAGCGGCCGGTCGCACTTGCGGGAACGGTCGGGCACAACCTGCACGCCGCGCTCTACGGATCGGGGCTCTCGCGCGCCGAACGCGACGCGCGCCGTGCGCGCGCGCTCGCGCGCTTCGGCATCACACACCTCACGACGCGGCGCGCCGCCGCGCTCTCGGGCGGCGAGCTGCGCAGGCTCGCGCTGGCGCGCGCGTTCGCGCTCGAGCCCGCGGCGCTTCTGCTCGACGAGCCCTTCGAGGATCTCGACGCCGCCGCGCAGGAGTCGCTCTCGCTCGACCTGCGCGCGGCGCTGGCCGAGACCGGCGTCGCAGTCGCTCTGGTGACCCACGACCTGCGCCGCGCGGTCTCGATCTCGGATCGACTCGCGGTGCTGCACGGCGGGTGCGTACGGCAGGTCGGCGCGACGGCCGAGGTGCTCGAGCGCCCTGCGACCGCGACGATCGCGCGGCTGGTCGGAATGTCGAACCTGGTGCCGGGCGTCGTGGCGGAGGACGGCCGCAGCATCGCGATCGACGCCGAGCACCGGCTCGCGGCGGCCTGCGCATTCCCGCCCGGGACTCCGGTGCTCGCCGGGCTTCGGCCCGAGCGGCTCAAGCTCGACGTCGGCCGCGGCGAGACCGAGCGGCTCAAGCTCGACGTCGGCCGCGGCGAGACCGAGCCGATCGGAAAGGGAATCGTCCGGCGCGTGGTTTCCGACGGACTTCTGTGTACGGTCGCGATCGCCTGGGCCGGCCACGAGCTGCGCACGCATCTGGTCGCGGGCCGCGGCCTCGCGAAGACGCTCGCCCCCGGCGACGCGGTGCTGCTCTCGGCGCAGGCGGGCGACGTGCACGTCCTCGCGCGCGACTCGGGCGCGGATCAGGACGCCGCGTCGAGCTCCGGCGCGGCATCTGCGAGCGCCTCCAGGAACAGATCGACCGTGAGGATCTCCGGCAGCACGACCGGCCGATCCGGGGCGCCGGGCGAGTAG
- a CDS encoding ABC transporter permease subunit codes for MPETLDAGLIAEITLRTLAVCGAALAFAVAVGVPIGVWLGARRFPGRAAIVALVNSGMGAPPVVVGLLVALLLWRSGPLGALGLMYSQPAMVFAQVLIALPLVVGITLAAVGALDEDWALQVRTLGIPRRYRAWLLLREIRMGLLAAVIVALGGILSEVGAVMMVGGNLEGETRVLTTAILMHTQMGRFETALALAGVLLLLMLALAGLLTWIQQADRR; via the coding sequence GTGCCGGAAACGCTCGACGCGGGTCTGATCGCCGAGATCACGCTGCGCACGCTCGCGGTCTGCGGGGCCGCGCTCGCGTTTGCGGTCGCGGTCGGAGTTCCGATCGGGGTCTGGCTCGGCGCGCGGCGCTTCCCCGGCCGCGCGGCGATCGTGGCGCTGGTGAACTCCGGCATGGGCGCGCCGCCGGTCGTGGTGGGCCTGCTCGTGGCGCTCTTGCTCTGGCGAAGCGGGCCGCTCGGCGCGCTCGGGCTCATGTACTCGCAGCCGGCGATGGTCTTCGCGCAGGTCCTGATCGCGCTGCCGCTGGTGGTCGGGATCACGCTCGCGGCGGTCGGCGCGCTCGACGAGGACTGGGCGCTCCAGGTGCGGACGCTGGGCATCCCGCGCCGCTACCGCGCCTGGCTTCTGCTGCGCGAGATCCGCATGGGGCTGCTCGCGGCCGTGATCGTCGCGCTCGGCGGCATCCTCTCCGAGGTCGGCGCGGTGATGATGGTCGGCGGCAACCTCGAGGGCGAGACGCGCGTGCTCACGACCGCGATCCTGATGCACACGCAGATGGGCCGCTTCGAGACCGCACTCGCGCTCGCGGGCGTGCTGCTTCTGCTGATGCTCGCGCTCGCCGGGCTGCTCACCTGGATCCAGCAGGCGGACCGGCGGTGA
- a CDS encoding sodium-translocating pyrophosphatase, translating into MHKFVPRFVWSGAAAALLSILAAASAHASEASLVLPSFADPAFFGGSTSGASILMWGLLVCALGMGFGLFQYMQLRNMSVHKSMLEISELIYATCKQYLVTQGKFIAILWLFIGAVIVLYFGFLIQDAEMTPFRVAMILGFSLIGIAGSYGVAWFGIRVNTFANSRTAFASLRGKPFPTYSIPLQAGMSIGMVLISVELLIMLAILLFVPGSFAGPCFIGFAIGESLGAAALRIAGGIFTKIADIGSDLMKIVFKIKEDDARNPGVIADCTGDNAGDSVGPSADGFETYGVTGVALITFILLASHDPQVQVQLLVWIFAMRIMMVIASLAAYLINDAIARGRYANSDHMDFEQPLTFLVWLTSIVSVVLTYIVSYALIADLGDGTLWWKLSTIITCGTLAGAIIPELVKVFTSVNSRHVREVVTSSREGGASLNIISGLVAGNFSAYWMGMVIVALMGIAWGVSTMGLQALFPIAGSMIDASPVFAFGLVAFGFLGMGPVTIAVDSYGPVTDNAQSVYELSLIEAIPNVKSEVKRDFGFEPSFERAKEFLEENDGAGNTFKATAKPVLIGTAVVGSTTMVFSIILSLTNGMTTDLENLSLIHAPFLLGLITGGAMIYWFSGASMQAVSTGAYRAVEFIKQNIRLEGVEKASVEDSKKVVEICTIYAQRGMFNIFLAIFFGTLAFACVEPFFFIGYLISIAIFGLYQAIFMANAGGAWDNAKKIVETELKAKGTPLHDACVVGDTVGDPFKDTSSVALNPVIKFTTLFGLLAVELAVELGHSNPALTHVLAAGFFVVSAYFVYRSFYGMRIEGASA; encoded by the coding sequence ATGCACAAGTTCGTCCCGCGCTTCGTTTGGTCCGGCGCCGCCGCGGCGCTCCTTTCGATCCTCGCCGCCGCCTCGGCGCACGCGAGCGAGGCGTCGCTCGTGCTGCCGAGCTTCGCGGACCCCGCCTTCTTCGGCGGCTCGACCAGCGGCGCCAGCATCCTCATGTGGGGCCTGCTGGTCTGCGCCCTCGGGATGGGCTTCGGACTGTTCCAGTACATGCAGCTCCGGAACATGTCGGTCCACAAATCGATGCTCGAGATATCCGAGCTCATCTACGCGACCTGCAAGCAGTATCTCGTCACGCAGGGCAAGTTCATCGCGATCCTCTGGCTCTTCATCGGCGCGGTCATCGTGCTCTACTTCGGGTTCCTGATCCAAGACGCCGAGATGACTCCGTTCCGGGTCGCCATGATCCTCGGCTTCAGCCTGATCGGAATCGCCGGCAGCTACGGGGTCGCCTGGTTCGGCATCCGCGTGAACACCTTCGCGAACTCGCGCACCGCGTTCGCGAGCCTGCGCGGCAAGCCCTTCCCCACCTATTCCATTCCGCTCCAGGCGGGAATGTCGATCGGCATGGTGCTGATCTCGGTCGAGCTGCTGATCATGCTGGCGATCCTGCTCTTCGTGCCCGGCAGCTTCGCCGGCCCCTGCTTCATCGGCTTCGCGATCGGCGAATCGCTCGGCGCGGCCGCGCTGCGCATCGCCGGCGGCATCTTCACCAAGATCGCGGACATCGGCTCCGACCTGATGAAGATCGTCTTCAAGATCAAGGAGGACGACGCGCGAAACCCGGGCGTGATCGCGGACTGCACCGGCGACAACGCGGGCGACTCGGTCGGCCCCTCGGCGGACGGCTTCGAGACCTACGGCGTGACGGGCGTGGCGCTGATCACCTTCATCCTGCTGGCGTCCCACGACCCCCAGGTCCAGGTGCAGCTTCTGGTCTGGATCTTCGCGATGCGCATCATGATGGTGATCGCGAGCCTGGCCGCCTACTTGATCAACGACGCGATCGCCCGCGGGCGCTACGCGAACTCCGACCACATGGACTTCGAGCAGCCGCTCACGTTCCTGGTCTGGCTGACCTCGATCGTCTCGGTGGTGCTCACGTACATCGTCTCGTACGCGCTGATCGCCGACCTCGGTGACGGGACGCTCTGGTGGAAGCTATCCACGATCATCACCTGCGGCACGCTCGCGGGCGCGATCATCCCCGAGCTCGTGAAGGTCTTCACGTCGGTGAACTCTCGCCACGTGCGCGAGGTCGTGACGAGCTCCCGCGAGGGCGGCGCGTCGCTGAACATCATCTCCGGCCTGGTCGCGGGCAACTTCAGCGCCTACTGGATGGGCATGGTGATCGTCGCGCTGATGGGCATCGCCTGGGGCGTCTCGACGATGGGGCTGCAGGCGCTGTTCCCGATCGCCGGCTCGATGATCGACGCCTCGCCGGTCTTCGCCTTCGGCCTGGTCGCATTCGGCTTCCTGGGCATGGGCCCGGTCACGATCGCGGTCGACAGCTACGGGCCGGTCACCGACAACGCGCAGTCCGTCTACGAGCTCTCGCTGATCGAGGCGATCCCGAACGTGAAGTCCGAGGTGAAGCGGGACTTCGGCTTCGAGCCGAGCTTCGAGCGCGCCAAGGAGTTCCTCGAGGAGAACGACGGCGCCGGCAACACGTTCAAGGCCACCGCGAAGCCGGTGCTGATCGGCACCGCGGTCGTGGGCTCCACGACGATGGTCTTCTCGATCATCCTCTCGCTCACCAACGGCATGACCACGGATCTCGAGAACCTCTCGCTGATCCACGCGCCCTTCCTGCTCGGCCTGATCACGGGCGGCGCGATGATCTACTGGTTCTCGGGCGCGTCGATGCAGGCGGTCTCGACCGGCGCCTACCGCGCGGTCGAGTTCATCAAGCAGAACATCCGGCTCGAGGGCGTCGAGAAGGCGTCGGTCGAGGACAGCAAGAAGGTGGTCGAGATCTGCACGATCTACGCGCAGCGCGGCATGTTCAACATCTTCCTGGCGATCTTCTTCGGCACGCTGGCCTTCGCCTGCGTAGAGCCATTCTTCTTCATCGGCTACCTGATCTCGATCGCGATCTTCGGCCTGTACCAGGCGATCTTCATGGCCAACGCGGGCGGCGCCTGGGACAACGCCAAGAAGATCGTCGAGACGGAGCTGAAGGCGAAGGGCACGCCGCTCCACGACGCCTGCGTGGTGGGCGACACGGTCGGCGACCCGTTCAAGGACACCTCGTCGGTGGCGCTGAACCCGGTGATCAAGTTCACCACGCTGTTCGGGCTGCTCGCGGTCGAGCTCGCCGTCGAGCTGGGGCACAGCAACCCGGCACTCACGCACGTGCTCGCGGCGGGCTTCTTCGTCGTCTCCGCGTACTTCGTCTACCGCTCCTTCTACGGCATGCGGATCGAGGGCGCCTCGGCCTAG
- a CDS encoding phosphoserine transaminase, which yields MRPTKPNDRPSRPEFSSGPCAKRPGWSLDALKDALVGRSHRAKQPKERLAAVIERSHRLLGMPADYKLAIVPASDTGAFEMAMWSLLGERPVDVLAWESFGQEWVTDLTKQLRLDARVLSAPYGELPDLSQVDFDRDVVFPWNGTTSGVRVPDDGWIPETHSGLVLCDATSAVFAMKLPWRKLDVVTWSWQKVLGGEAAHGMLALSPRAVARLESYTPPRPLPKIFRLTKKGKLDSELFSGATINTPSMLCVEDALDGLAWAERVGGLDALVVRSEGNLAVVAAWVARTPWIEFLASERTTRSCTSVCLKIVDPWFEAQAEAARADVVKKLVALLEKEGVALDIASYRDAPAGLRIWCGATIERDDVEELLPWLDWAWAEVRQANPGR from the coding sequence ATGCGCCCCACCAAGCCGAACGATCGCCCGAGTCGCCCCGAATTCTCCTCCGGCCCCTGCGCGAAGCGCCCGGGCTGGAGCCTCGACGCGCTGAAGGACGCCCTGGTCGGTCGCTCGCACCGCGCGAAGCAGCCCAAGGAGCGGCTCGCGGCGGTGATCGAGCGCAGTCACCGCCTGCTCGGCATGCCCGCCGACTACAAGCTCGCGATCGTGCCGGCCTCCGACACCGGCGCGTTCGAGATGGCGATGTGGTCACTGCTCGGCGAGCGCCCGGTCGACGTGCTCGCCTGGGAGAGCTTCGGCCAGGAGTGGGTCACGGACCTGACGAAGCAGCTCCGGCTCGACGCGCGCGTGCTCTCGGCGCCGTACGGAGAGCTTCCCGACCTGTCGCAGGTCGACTTCGACCGCGACGTGGTCTTCCCCTGGAACGGCACGACCTCGGGCGTGCGCGTGCCCGACGACGGCTGGATCCCGGAGACGCACTCCGGGCTCGTGCTCTGCGACGCGACCTCGGCCGTGTTCGCGATGAAGCTTCCCTGGCGCAAGCTCGACGTGGTGACCTGGAGCTGGCAGAAGGTGCTCGGCGGCGAGGCCGCGCACGGCATGCTCGCGCTTTCGCCGCGCGCGGTCGCGCGCCTGGAGAGCTACACCCCGCCGCGGCCGCTCCCGAAGATCTTCCGGCTGACGAAGAAGGGCAAGCTCGACTCCGAGCTCTTCTCCGGCGCGACCATCAACACGCCGTCCATGCTCTGCGTCGAGGACGCGCTCGACGGCCTCGCCTGGGCCGAGCGCGTCGGCGGGCTCGACGCGCTGGTCGTGCGCAGCGAGGGCAACCTCGCGGTGGTGGCGGCCTGGGTCGCGCGCACGCCCTGGATCGAGTTCTTAGCTAGCGAGCGCACGACCCGCTCCTGCACCTCCGTCTGCCTGAAGATCGTCGACCCCTGGTTCGAGGCGCAGGCCGAGGCCGCGCGCGCCGACGTGGTGAAGAAGCTGGTCGCGCTGCTCGAGAAGGAGGGCGTGGCGCTCGACATCGCGAGCTACCGAGACGCGCCGGCGGGCCTGCGCATCTGGTGCGGCGCCACGATCGAGCGCGACGACGTCGAGGAGCTGCTGCCCTGGCTCGACTGGGCCTGGGCGGAAGTGCGCCAGGCGAACCCGGGTCGCTAG
- a CDS encoding carbon starvation protein A has protein sequence MSFVARLGWVAVALAGAGSLGVVALSRGETISSTWFLVAALCTYALGYRFYSAFLAARALALDDARITPAHRLADGKDFVPTNRWVVFGHHFAAIAGPGPLVGPILAAQFGYLPGTLYILIGVVLGGAVQDFTILVGSLRRNGKSLGQMVREEIGPVGGTAALLGVLAIMVILIGVLGLVVVNAMFGSPWATSTVAATIPIALFMGVYMVRIRPGQVLEASLIGVALVLLAVVGGRWIDEHQALRAYFDLDKRSLAIAIIGYGFVASVLPVWLLLAPRDYLSAFVKIGTVALLAAGLLWVRPDVQLPALTKFIDGTGPVFAGKVFPFCFITIACGAISGFHALISSGTTPKLLDRESDARFIGYGAMLMESFVAIMALLSAGVMHPGVYFAINSPPSLIGTDVASAAQVISGWGFALDPVAFEALTRSVGETTLLSRTGGAPSLAVGMAEIFSRALGGDAMKALWYHFAIMFEALFILTTLDAGTRVGRFMIQDMLGNLWAPLGRTSSLPANLLASGLIVAGWGYFLYQGVIDPLGGINSLWPLFGIANQLLAATALALATTVFVKSARPRFAFATGIPLAWLLSVTMTAGWQKIVDPDRRLGFLAQAEYLSGQLAQGLVAPEKVLQTQTLIFNARLDAVITGLFMLLVAIVVLDAARVWWTTLRGAS, from the coding sequence ATGTCTTTCGTCGCTCGGCTTGGCTGGGTCGCTGTGGCGCTCGCGGGCGCCGGTTCGCTCGGGGTCGTCGCGCTCTCCCGCGGAGAGACGATCTCGAGCACCTGGTTCCTGGTCGCGGCGCTGTGCACGTACGCGCTGGGCTACCGCTTCTACTCGGCGTTCCTGGCCGCGCGCGCGCTCGCGCTCGACGACGCGCGAATCACGCCCGCGCACCGGCTCGCCGACGGCAAGGACTTCGTGCCGACCAACCGCTGGGTGGTCTTCGGCCACCACTTCGCGGCGATCGCCGGTCCGGGGCCGCTGGTCGGGCCGATCCTCGCGGCGCAGTTCGGCTACCTGCCCGGCACGCTCTACATCCTGATCGGGGTCGTGCTCGGCGGCGCGGTGCAGGACTTCACGATCCTGGTCGGCTCGCTGCGCCGCAACGGCAAGAGCCTGGGGCAGATGGTCCGCGAGGAGATCGGACCCGTCGGCGGCACCGCGGCCCTGCTCGGCGTGCTCGCGATCATGGTCATCCTGATCGGCGTGCTGGGGCTCGTGGTCGTGAACGCGATGTTCGGCAGCCCCTGGGCGACCTCGACCGTCGCGGCGACGATCCCGATCGCGCTGTTCATGGGCGTGTACATGGTCCGGATCCGCCCCGGGCAGGTGCTCGAGGCCAGCCTGATCGGCGTCGCGCTCGTGCTCCTGGCCGTGGTCGGCGGGCGCTGGATCGACGAGCACCAGGCGCTGCGCGCGTACTTCGACCTCGACAAGAGGTCGCTTGCGATCGCGATCATCGGCTACGGCTTCGTGGCGAGCGTACTTCCGGTCTGGCTCCTGCTCGCGCCGCGCGACTACCTGTCGGCGTTCGTGAAGATCGGCACGGTCGCGCTGCTCGCGGCTGGCCTGCTCTGGGTGCGCCCGGACGTGCAGCTCCCCGCGCTCACGAAGTTCATCGACGGGACGGGCCCGGTCTTCGCCGGAAAGGTCTTCCCGTTCTGCTTCATCACGATCGCCTGCGGCGCGATCTCGGGCTTCCACGCGCTGATCTCGAGCGGCACCACGCCCAAGCTTCTCGACCGCGAGAGCGACGCGCGCTTCATCGGCTACGGCGCGATGCTGATGGAGAGCTTCGTCGCGATCATGGCGCTGCTCTCCGCGGGCGTGATGCACCCGGGCGTGTACTTCGCGATCAACTCGCCGCCGTCGCTGATCGGGACCGACGTCGCGAGCGCCGCGCAGGTGATCAGCGGCTGGGGCTTCGCTCTCGACCCGGTCGCGTTCGAGGCGCTCACCCGAAGCGTGGGCGAGACCACGCTGCTCTCGCGCACCGGCGGCGCGCCGAGCCTGGCGGTGGGAATGGCCGAGATCTTCTCGCGCGCGCTCGGCGGCGATGCCATGAAGGCGCTCTGGTACCACTTCGCGATCATGTTCGAGGCGCTCTTCATCCTGACCACGCTCGACGCCGGAACGCGCGTCGGGCGCTTCATGATCCAGGACATGCTCGGCAATCTCTGGGCTCCGCTCGGGCGCACGTCGTCGCTTCCGGCCAACCTGCTCGCGTCGGGCCTGATCGTCGCGGGCTGGGGCTATTTCCTGTACCAGGGCGTGATCGATCCGCTGGGCGGGATCAACTCGCTCTGGCCGCTCTTCGGCATTGCCAATCAGCTGCTCGCGGCCACGGCGCTCGCGCTCGCGACGACGGTCTTCGTGAAATCGGCGCGGCCGCGCTTCGCGTTCGCGACCGGGATTCCGCTGGCCTGGCTGCTCTCGGTGACGATGACGGCGGGCTGGCAGAAGATCGTCGATCCCGACCGAAGGCTCGGCTTCCTCGCGCAGGCCGAGTACCTGTCGGGCCAGCTCGCGCAGGGCCTGGTCGCGCCCGAGAAGGTGCTCCAGACGCAGACCCTGATCTTCAATGCGCGACTCGACGCGGTGATCACGGGCCTGTTCATGCTCCTGGTCGCGATCGTGGTGCTGGACGCCGCGCGGGTGTGGTGGACGACCCTTCGGGGTGCGTCGTGA